From the Lathyrus oleraceus cultivar Zhongwan6 chromosome 4, CAAS_Psat_ZW6_1.0, whole genome shotgun sequence genome, one window contains:
- the LOC127074152 gene encoding 14 kDa proline-rich protein DC2.15: protein MNSSRSSTLALFSIINMLFFVMTNGCFFCPKPNPNPNPNPNPFPYPNTSPSTKSCPRDALKLGVCANLLNGPIGAIVGSPPEHPCCSILEGLVDLEVAVCLCTAIKANILGININIPISLSLILNACEKSPPTDFQCS from the coding sequence ATGAACTCCTCTAGATCTTCAACTCTTGCTCTTTTTTCCATCATCAACATGCTTTTCTTTGTTATGACAAATGGTTGTTTCTTTTGTCCAAaaccaaaccctaaccctaacCCTAACCCTAATCCATTTCCTTACCCAAACACAAGTCCTTCCACTAAGAGTTGTCCTAGAGATGCACTCAAACTAGGAGTATGTGCTAACTTGCTCAATGGACCAATTGGTGCAATTGTTGGGTCACCACCAGAACATCCATGTTGTTCTATTTTAGAAGGACTAGTTGATCTCGAAGTTGCGGTTTGTCTTTGTACTGCCATTAAAGCTAACATTCTTGGCATTAACATTAATATTCCTATTTCACTTAGTTTGATTCTTAATGCTTGTGAGAAGAGTCCACCAACTGATTTTCAGTGCTCTTAA